Proteins encoded together in one Candidatus Paceibacter sp. window:
- a CDS encoding site-2 protease family protein, with the protein MNPLKHLDLMGSFVIPLMLIIARSPLLFGWAKPVPYNPYNLKNPKWGPAIVAASGPASNFLVAAIFALVAYFLPIDSAAKAETALGAVSNIAVGGQGYLISLYYFSAVVVWINVFLGIFNLIPIPPLDGSKVLFTFLPYRLNNIQEFMEKYGFFILLFFLLFLSDLLLPVVFFIYRILLG; encoded by the coding sequence ATGAATCCGCTCAAACACCTTGATTTAATGGGGTCGTTTGTGATTCCCTTAATGTTGATTATCGCGCGTTCCCCGTTGCTGTTCGGCTGGGCCAAGCCGGTGCCTTACAATCCTTACAATCTCAAAAACCCAAAATGGGGTCCGGCCATCGTGGCCGCCTCCGGGCCGGCTTCAAACTTTCTGGTGGCGGCGATTTTCGCTTTGGTGGCGTATTTTTTGCCGATAGACTCCGCCGCGAAAGCGGAAACGGCCTTAGGCGCGGTTTCCAATATCGCCGTGGGCGGGCAGGGTTATCTTATTTCGCTGTATTATTTCTCCGCCGTGGTCGTCTGGATAAATGTTTTTCTTGGAATCTTCAACCTTATTCCCATTCCGCCGCTGGACGGCTCCAAGGTCTTGTTTACCTTTCTTCCTTACAGGCTGAACAATATTCAGGAATTCATGGAGAAGTACGGCTTCTTCATCCTTTTGTTCTTTTTGCTCTTTCTCTCCGATCTTTTGCTGCCGGTCGTGTTCTTTATTTACAGAATCTTGCTGGGGTAA
- the rpsL gene encoding 30S ribosomal protein S12 — protein MATINQLIKKGRKKIKAKSRSVALAHGFNSLRNRPVPFASPFKRGICLKVTTTTPKKPNSALRKVARVRLTNGMEVTAYIPGEGHNLQEHSVVVIRGGRVKDLPGVRYHIVRGMLDTAGVENRKQQRSKYGAKRPK, from the coding sequence GTGGCAACGATAAATCAACTAATCAAGAAAGGCCGCAAGAAGATAAAAGCCAAGAGCCGCTCGGTGGCTCTTGCTCACGGTTTTAATTCTTTAAGGAACCGGCCTGTTCCGTTCGCTTCGCCGTTTAAGAGAGGAATCTGCCTGAAGGTGACGACCACCACTCCCAAGAAACCAAACTCGGCTTTGCGAAAAGTGGCCAGGGTGAGATTGACCAACGGCATGGAAGTGACGGCCTATATCCCCGGCGAAGGGCATAATTTGCAGGAGCACTCCGTGGTGGTTATCAGAGGCGGCAGGGTTAAAGACTTGCCCGGTGTCAGATATCATATAGTGAGAGGCATGCTGGACACCGCCGGCGTGGAAAACAGGAAACAACAGAGAAGCAAATACGGAGCTAAAAGACCGAAATAA
- a CDS encoding GIY-YIG nuclease family protein yields the protein MFFYVYALRSLRDGKMYIGYTNNLRRRLEEHNSGENISTKPRRPLKLIYYEACVCESDARRREKYFKVTGGRRFLAKRLKDYLRINSNLY from the coding sequence ATGTTCTTCTATGTGTACGCTTTGAGAAGTTTAAGGGATGGGAAGATGTATATTGGTTATACAAACAACCTAAGAAGAAGGTTGGAAGAACATAATTCGGGTGAAAATATTTCTACAAAACCAAGAAGGCCGCTGAAACTTATTTACTATGAAGCGTGCGTTTGTGAAAGCGATGCCAGAAGGAGAGAGAAATATTTTAAAGTTACCGGGGGTCGTAGATTTTTAGCAAAGAGATTAAAAGATTATCTTCGAATTAATTCGAATTTGTACTAA